The Reichenbachiella carrageenanivorans region TTTGCCTCTGCAGGCAGTACATAGACCGCTTTGACAAGAGTAGGGCAAGTCTATGTTTCTATCCAAACCCGCTTCCAAAATGGTCTTGTTGGCAGGCACCTCATAGATATACTCTTCTCCTTCGAGAACTACGGTCACTTCGTGAGCACCATTTGCATCTGCAATGATGGCACTTGGAGAAGTATTGCCTGCTACGAAACTTTCTTTGAACTTCTTGTCTTCAGGAATTTTCAATTCCTCTAATGCCTCCCAAACGATATTCATCAATGGCTCAGGGCCACACGTCATAAATGAGAAGTCTGAGTAACTATCTTCTTTCAGCTCTGTGATGATTTGAGTTATTTTTTCTCTGGTCATATAGCCTGTGTGACCCGTCCAATCCGAAGGGGGAGTCTCAAGAAAATGAATCACATCTAGTCGATTTTGATACTCCGTTTGTAAATTTTTGATTGTATTTTTGAATATAATCGAATCCATATCTCGGTTGGCGTATACTAGAGATACCTTGCTATCTGGCTCTTGTTTCAAGAGAGACTTAGCAATAGATAGTAATGGCGTCACACCACTACCTCCACCAAAGAGGAAAACTTGTTTTTTGTTTCCTGCATTGATATCTAGTACGAACGATCCCATAGGTTCCATGATTTGGATCACATCGCCAGCTTTCACTTCGTTATTGATGTAGTTGGACATGATGCCTCCCACTACGGCTTTCACCGTTACGGCAGGTAGCTCGCCTAATGCTGGAGCGCTACATAGAGAGTAGGCCCTGCGTACTTTTTTGCCATTGATGGTCAAGATCAGGGTGATGAATTGCCCAGGTTGATAGTTGAGGTCTCCGCTTTCAGGTTGCTCAAACACTAACGTAACGG contains the following coding sequences:
- a CDS encoding ferredoxin--NADP reductase, producing MAFSFFKKKKKKENNDSRYINLTVKEVVKETNDAVTLVFEQPESGDLNYQPGQFITLILTINGKKVRRAYSLCSAPALGELPAVTVKAVVGGIMSNYINNEVKAGDVIQIMEPMGSFVLDINAGNKKQVFLFGGGSGVTPLLSIAKSLLKQEPDSKVSLVYANRDMDSIIFKNTIKNLQTEYQNRLDVIHFLETPPSDWTGHTGYMTREKITQIITELKEDSYSDFSFMTCGPEPLMNIVWEALEELKIPEDKKFKESFVAGNTSPSAIIADANGAHEVTVVLEGEEYIYEVPANKTILEAGLDRNIDLPYSCQSGLCTACRGKCLEGSIKMDEDDGLSDEEKAEGYVLLCVGHPESDDVKIEIG